One window of the Candidatus Methylomirabilota bacterium genome contains the following:
- a CDS encoding amidohydrolase: protein MQVDLIFEGGTLLTMDPARPRATALAVHGGRIVAVGEGDELRRHLTAARVVSLQGRTVVPGFHDAHNHMPSFGMGLADIPLGSPPAGSVEDILRLVKARAATEPPGAWVIGSGYDQNKLAERRHPTAAELDAVAPDHRVWLRHNSGHMCVVGGRVLDAIGIDRVPVPEGGVVERDAAGRATGLLQEQAQALVRALVYPYPLAELVDAIGRASDHYLREGLTSVQEAGVGGGLVARSPVELAAWQEARRQRRLGVRATLMVAAEALHDLPHAAADGDGFGLDLGMRTGWGDDWLRIGAMKIFSDGSLIGRTAAMCCDFEDEAGNRGFFQMDVERLRRIITRAHRAGWQVATHAIGDRAVTTVLDIYEDALAAHPRADHRHRIEHCGVCRPDDVSRLARLGVIPVPQGRFINEIGDGMLDALGPARSAWCYRQRSFLDAGVLAPGSSDRPVVQGAPLLGIHAMVTQRTASGRPFNPAEALAPEEAIRCYTLHSARAAFREADLGSLEPGKLADFAVLSADPTRIDPEAIAGVEVLATVIGGRAAFDRLPLV, encoded by the coding sequence ATGCAGGTCGATCTGATCTTCGAGGGCGGCACCCTGCTGACCATGGACCCGGCGCGGCCGCGCGCCACCGCGCTGGCCGTGCACGGCGGCCGCATCGTCGCGGTGGGCGAGGGCGATGAGCTGCGGCGGCACCTGACCGCGGCGCGCGTCGTGAGCCTGCAGGGCCGCACGGTCGTGCCCGGCTTTCACGACGCGCACAATCACATGCCGAGCTTCGGGATGGGGCTGGCCGACATCCCGCTGGGGTCGCCGCCGGCGGGCAGTGTGGAGGACATCCTGCGTCTCGTGAAGGCGCGTGCGGCGACCGAGCCGCCGGGCGCGTGGGTCATCGGCAGCGGCTACGATCAGAACAAGCTCGCCGAGCGCCGTCACCCGACGGCGGCGGAGCTGGACGCGGTCGCGCCCGATCATCGCGTGTGGCTCCGGCACAACTCCGGTCACATGTGCGTGGTCGGCGGAAGAGTGCTCGACGCCATCGGTATCGACCGCGTCCCCGTGCCCGAGGGCGGCGTGGTCGAGCGCGACGCCGCCGGCCGCGCCACCGGGCTCCTGCAGGAGCAGGCGCAGGCACTCGTGCGCGCGCTCGTCTATCCCTACCCGCTCGCGGAGCTGGTGGACGCGATCGGCCGGGCCAGCGATCACTATCTCCGCGAGGGCCTGACGAGCGTCCAGGAGGCGGGGGTCGGCGGCGGGCTCGTCGCGCGGAGCCCGGTCGAGCTGGCCGCGTGGCAGGAGGCGCGCCGGCAGCGACGGCTCGGCGTCCGCGCCACGCTGATGGTCGCGGCGGAGGCCCTCCACGACCTGCCCCACGCGGCGGCGGACGGCGACGGCTTCGGCCTCGACCTCGGCATGCGCACCGGATGGGGCGACGACTGGCTCCGCATCGGGGCGATGAAGATCTTCTCCGACGGCTCGCTGATCGGCCGCACCGCCGCGATGTGCTGCGACTTCGAGGACGAGGCGGGGAACCGCGGCTTCTTCCAGATGGACGTGGAGCGACTGCGCCGGATCATCACGCGCGCGCACCGGGCCGGGTGGCAAGTGGCGACCCACGCCATCGGCGATCGCGCCGTCACCACGGTGCTGGACATCTACGAGGATGCGCTGGCCGCCCACCCTCGCGCAGACCATCGCCATCGCATCGAGCACTGCGGAGTCTGCCGGCCGGACGACGTGTCGCGTCTCGCTCGCCTCGGCGTCATCCCGGTGCCCCAGGGCCGCTTCATCAACGAGATCGGCGACGGGATGCTCGACGCGCTCGGCCCCGCACGCTCGGCGTGGTGCTACCGACAGCGGAGCTTTCTGGACGCCGGCGTGCTGGCGCCCGGCAGCTCGGATCGCCCGGTGGTGCAGGGCGCGCCGCTCCTCGGCATCCACGCCATGGTCACCCAGCGCACGGCGAGCGGCCGGCCGTTCAACCCGGCGGAGGCGCTCGCCCCCGAGGAGGCCATCCGCTGCTATACGCTGCACTCCGCGCGGGCCGCCTTCCGCGAGGCGGACCTGGGATCGCTGGAGCCTGGGAAGCTGGCCGACTTCGCAGTGCTGTCGGCCGATCCTACCCGGATCGACCCGGAGGCCATCGCGGGCGTCGAGGTGCTGGCGACGGTGATCGGCGGCCGCGCCGCGTTCGATCGCCTGCCGCTCGTGTAA
- a CDS encoding histidine phosphatase family protein: MIFLIRHGETLGNASRTVQLPDNPLSPRGIAQAERLAKRLEREGVASILSSDLARAVETAQHLARVTGLAIERHALLQERNFGDLRGAPYAELGLDMFAPGYAPPNGETWEVFHERVDRAWALMCARAAAADGHLAVVTHGLVCRSLAGRHLVLPDGHVVPERWENTAVTILDGPDGTARSWRVRLLNCIAHLDDLAAQPLVDSGAA, encoded by the coding sequence ATGATCTTCCTGATCCGCCACGGTGAGACGCTCGGCAACGCCTCGCGCACCGTCCAGCTGCCCGACAACCCGCTGTCCCCGCGCGGCATCGCCCAGGCCGAGCGGCTGGCCAAGCGCCTCGAGCGCGAAGGCGTCGCCTCCATCCTCTCGAGCGACCTCGCCCGCGCGGTCGAGACCGCGCAGCACCTGGCTCGCGTCACCGGCCTGGCGATCGAGCGCCACGCGCTCCTGCAGGAGCGCAACTTCGGCGACCTGCGCGGGGCGCCCTACGCCGAGCTCGGCCTCGACATGTTCGCGCCGGGCTACGCGCCGCCCAACGGCGAGACGTGGGAGGTGTTCCACGAGCGGGTGGACCGCGCCTGGGCCCTGATGTGCGCCCGCGCCGCGGCCGCCGACGGGCATCTCGCGGTCGTCACCCACGGACTGGTCTGCCGCTCGCTGGCCGGCCGCCACCTGGTCCTGCCCGACGGGCACGTGGTGCCCGAGCGCTGGGAGAACACCGCGGTCACGATCCTGGACGGCCCGGACGGGACGGCCCGCTCGTGGCGCGTGCGGCTGCTGAACTGCATCGCCCATCTCGACGACCTCGCGGCACAGCCGCTCGTCGATTCCGGCGCGGCCTGA
- a CDS encoding ABC transporter substrate-binding protein: MIGRARLSLSLVAALAAALAAALLLAPVTGSAQSKPLRPYTLILDFVPTGEYVPHYTALEKGFYRDEGLDVKILRGQGSGDTVKRIAAGQGEVGIADISALMAARANTDVKVKAIALWYRRPPHGIFVRGDSPIKSAKELEGKKLAISPGNSHQILWPVFEKLSGLKPNSVTWVTMDAASMPPALIRGATDAVPFFVVHEARIRKVAQQQNADVRVLAAWADLGFDVASTSLVAREDTIAKDPDGLKAFLRATFKGADYAFRDKHWDEGVGYVLKHHPEVDRDGAIGAAQVGARFVYASEVTGGKMAVGQFDPAQLEKTRDLYTQYLELKRKVSLEEVYTNDLLPEKK, translated from the coding sequence ATGATCGGACGCGCCCGCCTGTCCTTGTCCCTCGTCGCCGCCCTCGCCGCCGCCCTCGCCGCCGCGCTGCTGCTGGCGCCGGTGACGGGCAGCGCCCAGTCGAAGCCGCTGCGCCCGTACACGCTGATCCTCGACTTCGTCCCCACCGGCGAGTACGTGCCGCACTACACCGCGCTGGAGAAAGGCTTCTATCGAGACGAGGGTCTCGACGTGAAGATCCTCCGCGGCCAGGGCTCCGGCGATACCGTCAAGCGCATCGCGGCGGGTCAGGGCGAGGTCGGCATCGCCGACATCTCGGCCCTCATGGCGGCGCGCGCCAACACCGACGTCAAGGTCAAGGCCATCGCGCTCTGGTACCGGCGGCCGCCGCACGGCATCTTCGTGCGCGGCGATTCGCCGATCAAGAGCGCGAAGGAGCTCGAGGGCAAGAAGCTCGCGATCTCCCCCGGCAACAGCCACCAGATCCTGTGGCCCGTGTTCGAGAAGCTGTCCGGGCTCAAGCCCAACTCGGTGACGTGGGTCACGATGGACGCCGCGTCGATGCCGCCCGCGCTCATCCGCGGGGCCACCGACGCGGTGCCGTTCTTCGTGGTGCACGAGGCGCGCATCCGCAAGGTCGCCCAGCAGCAGAACGCCGACGTCCGCGTGCTCGCGGCGTGGGCCGATCTGGGCTTCGACGTGGCCTCCACCTCGCTGGTGGCCCGCGAGGACACCATCGCCAAGGACCCCGACGGCCTGAAGGCCTTCCTGCGCGCCACCTTCAAGGGCGCCGACTACGCCTTCCGCGACAAGCACTGGGACGAGGGCGTCGGCTACGTGCTCAAGCACCACCCCGAGGTGGACCGCGACGGCGCCATCGGCGCCGCGCAGGTCGGGGCGCGCTTCGTGTACGCGAGCGAGGTCACCGGCGGCAAGATGGCGGTCGGCCAGTTCGACCCCGCCCAGCTCGAGAAGACCCGCGACCTCTACACCCAGTACCTCGAGCTCAAGCGCAAGGTCTCGCTCGAGGAGGTCTACACCAACGATCTGCTGCCCGAGAAGAAGTAG
- a CDS encoding CoA transferase, with the protein MAETTARGPLDGVKVLDLTEHMAGPFCTMILADMGAEVIKLERPGAGDSSRGMGDGSERNPYFRYINRNKKSLTLDYKGARGREIFLQLIARTDVLVENYRPTVMDRAGLGWETLRAANPRLIYAQLSGFGSDGPYREKGGFDLIAQGMGGIMHVTGEPDGPPTSVGLPICDLGTGMWGAQGVLAALYERERTGRGQKIECSLLETAVGFSSWTSAGWLADRVEPVRMGSRHRQNAPYQRFETQDGYMMIGAAGQSIWERCARALGHPEWLEDPRFAKAVERRKHRFALEKEITAVLATAPTAHWITVLDEAGVPCGPVYSYEQLFADPQVVHREMVVHADDAELGRVPHIRTPIRMSAAPVAVRRVAPRLGEHNAEILGGLGYDAAAIAELRRDRVI; encoded by the coding sequence ATGGCTGAGACGACCGCGCGGGGGCCGCTCGATGGCGTGAAGGTGCTCGACCTGACCGAGCACATGGCGGGGCCCTTCTGCACCATGATCCTGGCCGACATGGGAGCCGAGGTGATCAAGCTGGAGCGCCCGGGCGCGGGCGACTCCTCGCGCGGCATGGGCGACGGCAGCGAGCGCAACCCGTACTTCCGCTACATCAACCGCAACAAGAAGAGCCTCACCCTCGACTACAAGGGCGCGCGCGGCCGCGAGATCTTCCTCCAGCTGATCGCCCGGACCGACGTGCTCGTGGAGAACTACCGCCCGACGGTGATGGACCGCGCCGGGCTCGGCTGGGAGACGCTCCGCGCCGCCAATCCGCGGCTCATCTACGCGCAACTCTCCGGCTTCGGCTCCGACGGGCCCTATCGCGAGAAGGGCGGCTTCGATCTCATCGCCCAGGGCATGGGGGGCATCATGCACGTCACCGGCGAGCCCGACGGGCCGCCCACCTCGGTGGGCCTGCCGATCTGCGATCTGGGCACCGGCATGTGGGGCGCCCAGGGCGTGCTGGCCGCGCTCTACGAGCGCGAGCGGACCGGACGGGGCCAGAAGATCGAGTGCTCGCTGCTGGAGACCGCGGTCGGCTTCTCGTCGTGGACCAGCGCGGGCTGGCTCGCCGACCGCGTCGAGCCGGTGCGCATGGGCTCGCGCCACCGGCAGAACGCGCCCTACCAGCGCTTCGAGACCCAGGACGGCTACATGATGATCGGCGCGGCCGGCCAGTCCATCTGGGAGCGCTGCGCCCGCGCTCTCGGCCATCCGGAGTGGCTCGAGGACCCGCGCTTCGCCAAGGCGGTCGAGCGGCGCAAGCACCGCTTCGCGCTGGAGAAGGAGATCACCGCGGTGCTGGCCACCGCGCCCACCGCGCACTGGATCACGGTGCTCGACGAGGCGGGGGTGCCGTGCGGGCCGGTGTACAGCTACGAGCAGCTCTTCGCCGACCCGCAGGTGGTGCACCGCGAGATGGTCGTCCACGCCGACGACGCCGAGCTGGGCCGGGTGCCGCACATCCGCACGCCCATCCGCATGTCGGCCGCCCCGGTGGCGGTGCGCCGGGTCGCGCCGCGACTGGGCGAGCACAACGCGGAGATCCTCGGCGGGCTCGGGTACGACGCCGCGGCGATCGCCGAGCTGCGGCGCGACCGCGTGATCTGA
- a CDS encoding DinB family protein: MAEDYRAVDSPPALSKRELLEALRGSRDEVVALVRSLPAERFEEGRYENGWTGRQILAHIASIEWSYPRLIDIARTPPAPADAAPPTRPMKGGNDAYNERQVAKRAHLTVDELLDEFETNRAATIAAVEAADEALFARPIRSAGGVEGPLASVFYMIAVAHALGHARDIAGDGRSHG, encoded by the coding sequence ATGGCCGAGGATTATCGGGCCGTCGACTCGCCGCCGGCGCTCTCCAAGCGCGAGCTGCTGGAGGCGCTGCGTGGAAGCCGCGACGAGGTCGTGGCGCTGGTGCGGTCGCTGCCCGCCGAGCGCTTCGAGGAGGGCCGCTACGAAAACGGCTGGACGGGACGCCAGATCCTCGCCCACATCGCGTCGATCGAGTGGAGCTACCCGCGACTCATCGACATCGCCCGCACCCCGCCGGCGCCGGCCGACGCGGCGCCGCCCACCCGCCCGATGAAGGGCGGCAACGACGCCTACAACGAGCGGCAGGTCGCCAAGCGCGCGCACCTGACCGTCGACGAATTGCTCGACGAGTTCGAGACGAATCGCGCCGCCACCATCGCGGCGGTGGAGGCGGCGGACGAGGCGCTCTTCGCGCGCCCCATCCGCTCCGCGGGCGGAGTGGAGGGCCCGCTCGCGAGCGTGTTCTACATGATCGCGGTGGCCCACGCCCTGGGCCACGCGCGCGACATCGCGGGAGACGGGAGATCGCATGGCTGA
- a CDS encoding phospholipase gives MAEAAGGTEAVGPLLSALLGALDRVEWVQRALFPPSAPALAERLTPHAATLAGPLQALEAAEWPEDLRLLRERLVLVSRQALDLIDAFAKAAETGEPIELYRALRRFAPLQEALYPLSPVLDPVSRWFLEPARRADDLLVARLREAALREDGARVGVLHARNDRGTRGGFSLYVPETWEAAASPPLIVALHGGSGHGRDFLWAWLREARTRGALLLSPTAQDRTWSIMGGEDVDAARLAIAVDEIATTYLVDRSRVLLTGMSDGATYALMAGLADGMPFTHLAPACGALHPMLLARGGIAAARGRPIYLVHGALDWMFPVQIARMGRDALQAAGARVVYREIEDLSHTYPRDENSRILDWLLSPPLPD, from the coding sequence ATGGCCGAGGCCGCCGGCGGCACCGAGGCCGTCGGCCCGCTGCTGTCCGCCCTGCTCGGGGCGCTGGATCGCGTCGAGTGGGTGCAGCGCGCTCTCTTCCCGCCGAGCGCGCCCGCGCTCGCGGAGCGGCTCACCCCGCACGCGGCCACGCTGGCCGGGCCGCTGCAGGCCCTGGAGGCCGCGGAGTGGCCGGAGGACCTGCGGCTCCTCCGCGAGCGGCTCGTGCTGGTCAGCCGGCAGGCGCTCGACCTGATCGACGCCTTCGCGAAAGCGGCCGAGACCGGCGAGCCGATCGAGCTGTACCGCGCCCTCCGCCGCTTCGCGCCGCTGCAGGAGGCGCTGTACCCGCTGAGCCCGGTGCTGGACCCGGTGAGCCGCTGGTTCCTCGAGCCGGCCCGGCGCGCCGACGATCTGCTGGTGGCCCGCCTGCGCGAGGCTGCGCTGCGCGAGGACGGCGCGCGCGTCGGGGTGCTGCACGCCCGCAACGATCGCGGCACTCGCGGCGGCTTCTCGCTCTACGTGCCGGAGACGTGGGAGGCGGCCGCCTCGCCGCCGCTGATCGTGGCGCTGCACGGCGGCAGCGGTCACGGCCGCGACTTCCTCTGGGCGTGGCTGCGCGAAGCCCGGACGCGCGGCGCGCTGCTGCTGTCGCCGACGGCCCAGGACCGCACGTGGTCCATCATGGGCGGCGAGGACGTCGACGCGGCGCGGCTGGCCATCGCGGTGGACGAGATCGCGACGACGTACCTGGTGGACCGCAGCCGCGTGCTGCTCACCGGCATGTCCGACGGGGCCACCTACGCGCTCATGGCCGGGCTCGCCGACGGCATGCCGTTCACCCACCTGGCGCCGGCGTGCGGGGCGCTGCACCCGATGCTGCTGGCCCGCGGCGGCATCGCGGCCGCGCGGGGGCGGCCGATCTACCTCGTCCACGGCGCGCTCGACTGGATGTTCCCGGTCCAGATCGCGCGGATGGGCCGCGACGCGCTGCAGGCGGCGGGGGCGCGCGTGGTCTACCGCGAGATCGAGGATCTCTCGCACACGTATCCGCGCGACGAGAACTCGCGGATCCTCGACTGGCTCCTCAGCCCCCCGCTTCCGGATTGA
- a CDS encoding amidohydrolase, protein MAMLIRGGQILAGTPATLSRADVLIEGDRIAAVGPGLAVPAGAQLVDASGSIVLPGMGNAHTHAASHLSRGRAGNWTLEDLLTHSAANYGFRTPEDEYLSAAIGAIEMLKTGCTSAYDLYMAVPAITDEAFEAVVRAYTDVGVRVVLAPAVADVTFYQTVPGLADLLPADLRKTVEEMKPAPTKGLLELTERIIRRWHGGADGRVRMGVAPTIPNQATDEFLDGCAALVREYGVSIHTHLAESKVQTVESHRRWGKSIVARLADHGLLGPGFVGAHSIWLTDDDVRMLADAGAAVAHNPGSNLRLGAGIAPVREMLDRGVTVGLGTDGSTCADNQNLFEALRIASVISTVRFPHQTERWLDADTVWGLATSGTARVLGQAEDLGAIAPRRKADLVLLRADSVFMRPLADPVKALVYAETGAAVDTVLVDGRVVVDAGRVTTVDESAIRQRAQAAADRQRGQSAQAWALAQRLAPYVAAACRGAVATALPINRFAADPPSA, encoded by the coding sequence ATGGCCATGCTCATCCGTGGAGGGCAGATCCTGGCCGGCACGCCGGCCACCCTGAGCCGCGCCGACGTGCTGATCGAGGGGGACCGCATCGCGGCGGTGGGGCCGGGACTCGCCGTCCCCGCCGGCGCCCAGCTCGTCGACGCCTCGGGCTCCATCGTGCTGCCGGGGATGGGCAACGCCCACACTCATGCGGCGAGCCATCTCTCGCGCGGGCGGGCCGGCAACTGGACGCTCGAGGACCTGCTCACGCACTCGGCGGCAAACTATGGATTCAGAACGCCAGAGGACGAATACCTCTCAGCGGCCATCGGCGCGATCGAGATGCTCAAGACCGGCTGTACCTCGGCGTACGACCTCTACATGGCGGTGCCCGCGATCACCGATGAGGCCTTCGAGGCGGTCGTGCGCGCCTACACCGACGTGGGCGTGCGCGTGGTCCTGGCCCCGGCGGTGGCCGACGTGACGTTCTACCAGACCGTCCCGGGCCTGGCCGATCTGCTGCCGGCCGATCTGCGGAAGACCGTGGAGGAGATGAAGCCGGCGCCGACCAAGGGCCTGCTGGAGCTCACCGAGCGTATCATCCGCCGCTGGCACGGCGGCGCCGACGGCCGCGTGCGGATGGGCGTGGCGCCCACCATCCCGAACCAGGCCACCGACGAGTTTCTCGACGGCTGCGCCGCCCTCGTGCGGGAGTACGGCGTCTCCATCCACACCCACCTGGCGGAGTCCAAGGTGCAGACGGTCGAGAGCCATCGCCGGTGGGGCAAGAGCATCGTGGCCCGCCTGGCCGACCACGGCCTCCTCGGGCCGGGCTTCGTGGGCGCGCATTCCATCTGGCTCACCGACGACGACGTGCGGATGCTGGCCGACGCCGGGGCGGCGGTGGCCCACAACCCCGGCTCCAACCTGCGGCTCGGCGCCGGCATCGCCCCGGTGCGCGAGATGCTCGACCGGGGTGTCACGGTCGGCCTCGGCACCGACGGCTCGACCTGCGCGGACAACCAGAATCTCTTCGAGGCCCTCCGCATCGCCTCGGTGATCAGCACGGTGCGCTTCCCGCACCAGACCGAGCGCTGGCTCGACGCCGACACGGTCTGGGGCCTGGCCACCTCCGGCACCGCCCGGGTGCTGGGGCAGGCCGAGGACCTCGGCGCGATCGCCCCGCGGCGGAAGGCCGACCTGGTGCTGCTGCGGGCCGACTCCGTGTTCATGCGCCCGCTGGCCGATCCGGTCAAGGCGCTGGTCTACGCGGAGACCGGCGCGGCGGTGGACACGGTGCTGGTGGACGGCCGCGTGGTGGTCGACGCCGGCCGCGTGACCACGGTGGACGAGTCCGCGATCCGCCAGCGCGCGCAGGCGGCGGCCGACCGACAGCGCGGACAGAGCGCGCAGGCCTGGGCGCTGGCCCAGCGCCTCGCTCCCTACGTGGCCGCGGCGTGCCGCGGCGCCGTCGCCACCGCGCTGCCGATCAACCGCTTCGCGGCCGATCCGCCCTCGGCGTGA
- a CDS encoding DMT family transporter, translating into MPSSARGQGVLALIIVILAWGLTWPVNKVVLATLSPLWAVTLRSLIATVALFALTAWRGRIAWPPRGDWPVLLSITLLHMVGFNLLASWGLGLVPTGRTVVLAYTTPLWVTPGAALLLGEPLTPRRTLGVLVGLAGLVTLFNPLALDWGDRAVVLGHLAVLLAALLWAGSILHIRAHRWRSTPFALIPWETLLSTLLLAPIALWTQPAPAIDWRPSFVALLLYLGIVGTAVAYWAVATASRLLPAVTTSLALLATPVVSVITAALWLGEPVSLSLVVAIVLVLGGVAIGATDRAGNERAAA; encoded by the coding sequence GTGCCCTCGAGCGCGCGCGGCCAGGGCGTCCTGGCGCTGATCATCGTAATCCTGGCCTGGGGACTCACCTGGCCGGTGAACAAGGTCGTGCTGGCCACGCTGTCGCCGCTCTGGGCCGTCACCCTGCGCTCGCTCATCGCCACCGTCGCGCTCTTCGCGCTGACCGCGTGGCGCGGGCGCATCGCGTGGCCGCCGCGCGGGGACTGGCCGGTGCTGCTGAGCATCACGCTGCTGCACATGGTCGGCTTCAACCTGCTCGCGAGCTGGGGGCTCGGGCTCGTCCCGACCGGTCGCACGGTGGTGCTCGCCTACACCACCCCGCTCTGGGTCACCCCGGGCGCCGCTCTGCTACTGGGCGAGCCGCTCACGCCTCGGCGCACCCTCGGCGTGCTCGTCGGCCTCGCGGGGCTGGTGACGTTGTTCAACCCGCTGGCCCTCGACTGGGGCGATCGCGCGGTCGTGCTCGGCCACCTGGCCGTCCTGCTCGCGGCGCTGCTCTGGGCCGGGAGCATCCTGCACATTCGCGCCCACCGCTGGCGCTCCACCCCGTTCGCCCTGATCCCATGGGAAACCCTGCTATCGACGCTGCTGCTGGCTCCGATCGCGCTCTGGACTCAGCCGGCGCCGGCCATCGACTGGCGGCCGTCGTTCGTCGCGCTGCTGCTCTATCTCGGCATCGTGGGCACCGCGGTGGCCTACTGGGCGGTGGCCACCGCGAGCCGGCTCCTGCCCGCGGTCACCACCTCGCTGGCGCTGCTGGCCACGCCGGTGGTGAGCGTGATCACCGCCGCCCTCTGGCTCGGCGAGCCGGTCTCGCTCTCGCTGGTGGTCGCAATCGTGCTGGTACTGGGTGGCGTGGCGATCGGAGCCACCGACCGGGCCGGCAACGAGCGGGCCGCCGCTTGA
- a CDS encoding ABC transporter ATP-binding protein codes for MIRLEGVEKTYRTRRGDLVHALAETSLAVGANEFVTLVGPSGCGKSTLLKLVAGLVPPTLGRIHVRDQPVEEPFPDVGFVFQQPVLLPWRTVMDNVLFSIEMLGLEPRQYRKPAGDLLELTGLAGFETKYPRELSGGMQQRVAICRALLPDPSLLLMDEPFGALDAMTREEMSLELLRIWEERRKTILFVTHSIPEAILLADRVVVMSSRPGRIARVITVDLPRPRTMDLEFDPRFKAHSEEVRGLIFSRRKERT; via the coding sequence GTGATCCGGCTGGAGGGCGTCGAGAAGACGTACCGGACGCGGCGGGGCGATCTCGTCCACGCGCTGGCCGAGACCTCGCTGGCGGTCGGCGCCAACGAGTTCGTCACGCTCGTGGGCCCGAGCGGCTGCGGCAAGAGCACGCTGCTCAAGCTGGTCGCCGGGCTGGTGCCGCCGACACTCGGCCGGATCCACGTGCGGGACCAGCCGGTCGAGGAGCCCTTTCCCGACGTGGGCTTCGTCTTCCAGCAGCCGGTGCTGCTGCCCTGGCGCACCGTCATGGACAACGTGCTGTTCTCCATCGAGATGCTCGGGCTGGAGCCGCGCCAGTACCGCAAGCCGGCGGGCGACCTGCTGGAGCTCACCGGCCTGGCCGGGTTCGAGACCAAGTACCCGCGGGAGCTGTCCGGCGGCATGCAGCAGCGCGTGGCCATCTGCCGCGCGCTCCTGCCCGATCCGAGCCTGCTGCTGATGGACGAGCCGTTCGGGGCGCTGGACGCGATGACCCGCGAGGAGATGAGCCTCGAGCTGCTGCGCATCTGGGAAGAGCGGCGCAAGACCATCCTGTTCGTGACGCACTCCATCCCGGAGGCGATCCTCCTGGCCGACCGCGTGGTGGTGATGTCGTCGCGCCCCGGGCGCATCGCGCGCGTCATCACGGTGGACCTGCCGCGGCCGCGCACCATGGACCTGGAGTTCGACCCGCGCTTCAAGGCCCACAGCGAGGAGGTGCGCGGCCTCATCTTCTCGCGCCGGAAGGAGCGCACGTGA
- a CDS encoding ABC transporter permease has product MSTLRRLAGETLVPAATLIAAVVAWEVATRAFRVPRFIMPAPSAILGEGWDWRYRFIEHTWVTLYETLGGFALSMAVGVPLAVLIVYSPTLRLALYPLIILAQSVPKIAIAPVLLLILGFGEFPKMVVAFLVAFFPVVVDTATGLAATPPELLDLSRSYRASRFKTFLKVRLPLALPFIFAGAKVAITLSVIGAVVGEFVGSDKGLGYVILSATSYWKTELAFSAMIILSLMAIVLFAAVSLVERWLCPWLNPEAGG; this is encoded by the coding sequence GTGAGCACGCTGCGTCGGCTGGCCGGCGAGACCCTGGTGCCCGCGGCCACCCTGATCGCCGCGGTGGTCGCCTGGGAAGTGGCCACGCGCGCCTTCCGCGTGCCGCGCTTCATCATGCCCGCGCCGTCGGCGATCCTGGGCGAGGGCTGGGACTGGCGCTACCGCTTCATCGAGCACACGTGGGTGACGCTCTACGAGACGCTCGGCGGCTTCGCGCTCTCGATGGCGGTGGGGGTCCCGCTGGCGGTGCTGATCGTCTACTCCCCGACCCTGCGGCTGGCTCTCTACCCGCTGATCATCCTGGCCCAATCGGTGCCGAAGATCGCGATCGCGCCGGTGCTGCTGCTGATCCTGGGCTTCGGCGAGTTCCCCAAGATGGTGGTGGCCTTCCTGGTCGCCTTCTTCCCGGTGGTCGTGGACACCGCCACCGGGCTGGCGGCCACGCCGCCCGAGCTGCTGGATCTCAGCCGCTCCTACCGCGCGAGCCGCTTCAAGACGTTTCTCAAGGTGCGCCTGCCGCTGGCCCTGCCCTTCATCTTCGCGGGCGCCAAGGTGGCGATCACCTTGTCGGTGATCGGCGCGGTGGTGGGCGAGTTCGTGGGCTCCGACAAGGGCCTGGGCTACGTGATCCTCTCCGCGACGTCGTACTGGAAGACCGAGCTGGCCTTCAGCGCCATGATCATCCTGTCGCTGATGGCCATCGTGCTCTTCGCCGCGGTCAGCCTGGTCGAGCGATGGCTGTGCCCGTGGCTCAATCCGGAAGCGGGGGGCTGA